The genomic region atttttataagatttaattattctattgatCTCTAtcgttttactaaatttttaattatttatatactttttttttaattgggtccttatattgcttttaattttataattagattattttcatgtCAAAAACATTAAAATTAATAGAAGATTTCTCCTAAAATACATGCGGTCAAAAatctaattagatttttaattatgaatacctTCAATTTGTGAAGAAATATTTAATTAACtgactctaatattttttacactaagaataatctaattataaaattaaaagtttacctcactgggagttctctgcactctgacgtagagaattccatcttttcttgtcttttgtctgtttatgagtaggaacagggacaagaaacctctgttagactttgatcctgaacctgaaaggacttgtagacgacgtttacaacaagcaagactttataagactgcagagtccactatggataataataatactgttaatgccaatgtggcaaatccgaatggagATGATCAATAAAGGAGAGTGCTTAGCTCTTATCCTGCTCCTATTGCGGATCTTTATGAAAAGTaaaattatagaaattaatagaataattaatttatttttgtaactAACATTTTTTAAAGAAAAGCTAGAAATATTTTACCATCACGCAAATTATTAATCTttagtaaatatttttaatacttcactctacaaaaaattaataaaaaactgaaataattaataaatagaaGAAATTAAAGTAGAAAAATGGTTACCAACGGTAGCTGATTGAAAAGTGGTCCAGCCATCAACAACATTCCTACTTGCCTTGACAATGGTCCTTCCAATGCCATCTCCAATAAACATCAAATTAGTCTTCTTTCTAATTACTTCCACATTCTCGAAGTGAATGCTCCACTTTTTATGTATATCACAAACCTAATGGAAAAGTATAGACAATCAAGTGTCTAATTAGGTAAGAATTGAACAACTCAATTAATTATACAAGTGTGTAATTAGATAAGAATTTGAACaactcaattaattataattattaataattaattttaaattttttaaattcaaaatttaaataattaaaaattgattAAGTAAACATAATTAAAAACTATAAAAACGTTTTCTTTCTCTTCCATATTAACCTACACATCTCAACAACGACACTCACAAATTTTTTTTCTCGTCAGACCCTCTCCATCCCTCCCCTCACATAAGACGACCTCAAGAAGTTTGCCGTTGACAAAGTCGTTGAGTACGTCAAGTCCGGCATGGTCTTCGGTCTCGGCACCGACTCCACCGCCGCTTCCAATTCGACGTAGCCATTGCCGTTAACCTCCATGTTCGTCCACAACAAGTGGATCTGGTTCCCCATGGGATTGATCCCTAGAAAACGCAAGAGCGCGGCGAGTTCTAGAATCGTTAAGCTACCGTCGTTGTCCATGTCGAATCTTGAAAAAATTTCAAGTAAACAACCGAGTTGATCTTTGTATTCTGATGCCATTTTTGGTTACAATGATCATTTCAATTTCCTTGAAGCGATTATTCTATTAAGGAAATAGATTCAATCTTACTTATGTATACACCAAATCATCATGTAGATTTATGAAATGAAAATTGATGACATTAGGTTAGGATTTGAATGAAAAAAAGTGAGTGTCCTCACTTTTAATCACCCAAATACCACCCACCAtaattttcaattttgaatttgTTTGTGTATATATAATTCTTTTTTCAGGACATTGTTTTGAATTCTATTTTTGTGGTGGTATCAAAGTCATAGGCTAATATGGAAGAAGGAGTGGTGTGGAGCACGAGCTGCTTTTGAATANNNNNNNNNNNNNNNNNNNNNNNNNNNNNNNNNNNNNNNNNNNNNNNNNNNNNNNNNNNNNNNNNNNNNNNNNNNNNNNNNNNNATTTAGTtataggatttaaaaaaaaacatataattcttaaaaaaattagaaatatccACATttgtaatataaaaaatttgaaaagtacattaaaaaatatctatttagtatgaaaaaaatatcataatGCTTAGCAGAAGAAATATCTACATATATCAACTTACCTTTATTAAGACGGACTTCAAAGTCTAGTCCATTAaaaagttggcagaagttggctgGACCTTAGTTGGTTATCTAGCGGAACCGCAAACctaatctattcttaatatataaaagtaggtacATAGGTTTACCCACAttgcttctaagttatttctccTCTTCTCCTAACGCCATGTCAGCACCAACGCTTACTTGGCAAAGTTTTAGAATCCACCACTCAAATCTTGCCAAATCAACTTttattttcacataaaaaaacacaaaaaacaactaaaaacacaataaaaaccaacaaattaactttttccaaatcaatccttatttctaaaacaacaaaaatacaaattaaCATTTAACCCAACAAAAAGCTCTCAAAACCAAAGAGCTTATTACCTTTCTCAAATCCTCACCCTCTTAGCACCTCTCCGTACCAAAATCTTATTTCCTCCATCTTCTTCCGGTCCCATCCTATTTCCTCCATCCTCTTCCGGTCCCATGAGCCATTATTTTTTCCTCAAAACAAATTGTACATCGCGATATCCATCTCCGGCGGAGCCGCATTGCATAAATTACAGAAACTAGGACAAACTCCATTCCTCCTCTTGCGGTTTCTCTGCCAGAGCTCGATTCTGGGTCTCAGTAGACCAACGTCACCATTCAACACCGCCAACATAGGAAATTTGTCCCAGGTATCTTCCTAAAGATTTTCAACTTTGCCGTTTACTCTTCTCATTgttcaatatcattttcaatagccctatttatttgttataaataataacattttaattgtGAACTCATTGCAAGTAGCACAAGTTTATGTATTCCTCTTTTATAAACGGTTCTGTCCAACAGTCACAACCAAAATTAATGTGCATTTAAAATTATTGCTTCCTATATACTATCGATTACAATATTTCATCATCAAATTATAAATTGTTATTTTACATGTGGAGTACTTCTTCCACAATTTATATTTACGTGttcctctttttcaaattgttattcCACATGTGTAGCATTGCTTTCACAATTTACTTGGAATAGATTATCATTCTTTGACCATGTCTTATTCTCTTTATTGTAGAAGGATTTACAGTGGTCATGACAGACCGAAAGAGTTAATACCTAAAATTGCTAGATGAaaattaactaatcacttgatggttttcagtggctaagagaagggggttgaatcttagcccccagTTTCTTTCTgaacacttgctggtctttgaggagactttttgatttttgtctcgtccctaaCCACGagactttttatttttgtctcgtcacttggcacgagatatttttcggttttagctcctgtgcagtagaaatagaaatggagtagaacaaagagaaaattacacccagatatatcttTGTTCAgttgctaagtgcagtgcagcctacatccagtctccatcacaacaatgatggaattttactataatcttcttgattaccgactgtaaagtgctaacccaacttacaaggagattcccacagaatcatgaaacacaacatagatgaacaaagaaactctaaggacatctatggctttttcttttaattttgcactctctgcctttttccgctctatggctctttcatacaaacctcactgtttgcctttttccatgagactcaagacatgacaaaattaaacagaa from Arachis ipaensis cultivar K30076 chromosome B02, Araip1.1, whole genome shotgun sequence harbors:
- the LOC107627958 gene encoding probable calcium-binding protein CML15, giving the protein MASEYKDQLGCLLEIFSRFDMDNDGSLTILELAALLRFLGINPMGNQIHLLWTNMEVNGNGYVELEAAVESVPRPKTMPDLTFDNSNTERLMEIMSEEEKREFGFDVKAIDWKDYITNVHIPGLRRHVMKGRGMGS